Proteins encoded in a region of the Gulosibacter sediminis genome:
- a CDS encoding RES family NAD+ phosphorylase → MTLEIVEVEVEASGIVDLRDPDALTAAGIDLADAITPWQDLVATGGTPTSWAVRDRLLEIGANGLIDPSRKRPGLWDLVLFRWNETDAPNVRLV, encoded by the coding sequence GTGACGCTCGAGATCGTCGAGGTCGAAGTCGAGGCGTCCGGCATCGTCGATCTGCGCGATCCGGACGCACTCACGGCGGCCGGCATCGATCTTGCTGACGCGATCACGCCCTGGCAAGACCTCGTCGCCACCGGAGGAACGCCGACGTCCTGGGCGGTGCGCGACCGCCTCCTCGAGATCGGTGCAAACGGGCTCATCGATCCCTCTCGCAAGCGCCCGGGGCTCTGGGACCTGGTGCTATTCCGCTGGAACGAGACCGACGCACCCAACGTCCGACTCGTGTGA
- a CDS encoding HNH endonuclease signature motif containing protein: protein MTATTPPRGSDADEPIRRVPKQRPDGTTPPPGTGAAPDEPSRRTPKHRPDGTTPPPETDGLNDALAAIEGMVLNGAKLEQVGAYMKMIGLAQAYAVAEHRTHAQLQERSSVASPDDLLRLNLRSIVAEFGIHTNESDTALLNRAYDAHRLGTDFVVWLDPLREAAVTMRHARALLRHAGIVPDGRRDDYATKVLEFATGETVAATDTYARKLAAELGAEEFEAAFEHEYQARHVKIEDREFGMSRITADIPTLQAHAMYDLMQQQAKALREEHVTEADEHRRRVRDAQARGEALSAADAEFIEDPRTVRQLMADLFVETFLTTTPQSMREYDAKGHSRVTATVSIVIPVLNLLNPDAPRDVATLNGMMPVSMTEARDMVSKAKCFQRIFTDPITGHVLTVDTRTPTPSMRRFLQARDQVCLFPGCRRPAHQSELDHTKPWAAGGNTDVENLGHLCPKHHTLKHQRPWACEQLGGGKVRWRTPRGEWVTVEPRPVGPIFKPVDNQSYDAINDPAPF from the coding sequence ATGACCGCAACGACTCCCCCACGAGGCTCTGATGCTGATGAGCCGATTCGTCGTGTACCGAAGCAGCGGCCAGACGGCACCACGCCCCCGCCCGGCACAGGCGCTGCTCCTGACGAGCCGAGCCGTCGCACACCAAAGCACCGACCAGACGGCACCACGCCGCCACCCGAGACCGACGGGCTCAATGACGCGCTCGCGGCGATTGAGGGCATGGTGTTGAACGGGGCGAAACTTGAACAAGTCGGCGCGTACATGAAGATGATTGGCCTCGCGCAGGCCTACGCGGTCGCAGAGCACCGGACGCACGCGCAACTGCAGGAACGTTCCTCGGTCGCGAGCCCGGACGATTTGCTGCGGTTGAACCTGCGGTCGATCGTGGCGGAGTTCGGGATTCACACGAACGAGTCCGACACCGCGCTCCTGAACCGGGCGTATGACGCGCATCGACTGGGTACCGATTTTGTTGTGTGGCTCGACCCACTCCGCGAGGCGGCGGTGACGATGCGGCATGCTCGCGCGCTGTTGCGGCATGCGGGCATCGTGCCCGACGGGCGCCGCGATGACTACGCGACCAAGGTGCTCGAGTTCGCGACGGGCGAGACCGTCGCCGCGACCGACACCTACGCCCGCAAACTCGCCGCCGAACTCGGGGCCGAAGAGTTTGAGGCCGCGTTCGAGCACGAATACCAGGCCCGCCACGTCAAGATCGAGGACCGCGAGTTCGGCATGTCGCGCATCACCGCCGACATCCCAACGCTGCAGGCCCACGCGATGTACGACCTCATGCAGCAGCAAGCCAAAGCGCTCCGTGAGGAGCACGTGACCGAGGCCGACGAACACCGGCGCCGCGTCCGCGACGCACAAGCACGCGGGGAAGCACTCTCTGCTGCAGACGCCGAGTTCATCGAAGACCCCCGCACGGTGCGCCAGCTGATGGCCGACCTGTTCGTCGAGACCTTCCTCACCACGACGCCGCAGAGCATGCGCGAGTACGACGCCAAGGGCCACTCGCGCGTGACCGCGACGGTGAGCATCGTCATCCCGGTCCTGAACCTCCTCAACCCGGACGCACCGCGTGATGTCGCGACACTGAACGGGATGATGCCGGTCAGCATGACCGAGGCCCGCGACATGGTCTCAAAGGCGAAGTGCTTCCAACGAATCTTCACCGACCCGATCACCGGGCACGTGTTGACCGTCGATACCCGCACCCCGACCCCATCGATGCGCAGATTCCTGCAAGCCAGGGACCAAGTGTGTTTATTCCCGGGCTGCCGCAGACCCGCACATCAAAGCGAACTTGATCACACGAAACCGTGGGCCGCGGGCGGCAACACCGATGTCGAAAACCTGGGACACCTCTGCCCAAAACACCACACGCTGAAACATCAGCGTCCGTGGGCGTGCGAGCAACTCGGTGGCGGCAAAGTCAGGTGGCGAACCCCGCGCGGCGAATGGGTCACCGTCGAACCAAGACCAGTCGGACCGATCTTCAAACCCGTCGACAACCAGAGCTATGACGCGATCAACGACCCCGCGCCGTTCTAA
- a CDS encoding DUF58 domain-containing protein, producing MALSGIYVGLLLLGALPIMLFGTTAGSALGTLGIVLLVWLLLGVIDWLLATPARRISIARELPERVRLGETVSSTLLLTNLAGRTLNAQVRDAWEPSAGAPRMRERVRIPAGERRAVTTDLKPWRRGDRRSEVVVVRSWGPLRLVARQATLKSAGRVRILPPFNSRRHLASRVQRLRELDGQTTLQVRGQGTEFDSLREYVRGDDVRSIDWRATARQQELVVRTWRPERDRRVVIIIDSGRTSAARIDDETRLDTAIESALLLAALATRAGDRVDLVSYDQRVRARVQGASGPTVLAKITDAMANVEPELLEMNWLDVPKLVREVTTHRAFVVLLTTADNEGSSRALLEAVPELAQRHLVLVASVTDPEVAEAAQDLSERDTVFRAAAAERSMLDAQRVRRALGQLGVDTITATPYELPPRVADRYLELKKAGRL from the coding sequence ATGGCACTTAGCGGTATCTACGTCGGCTTGCTCCTGCTCGGGGCGCTGCCCATCATGCTGTTCGGCACGACCGCCGGCAGCGCGCTGGGCACGCTCGGCATTGTGCTGCTGGTGTGGCTGCTGCTCGGCGTCATCGACTGGCTGCTCGCGACGCCCGCCCGGCGCATCTCAATTGCGCGCGAACTGCCCGAGCGGGTGCGGCTTGGCGAGACGGTGTCGTCGACGCTGCTGCTCACGAACCTCGCCGGGCGCACGCTGAACGCGCAGGTGCGCGATGCCTGGGAGCCCTCGGCCGGTGCCCCGCGGATGCGCGAGCGCGTGCGCATCCCCGCCGGCGAGCGGCGCGCGGTCACGACCGACTTAAAGCCGTGGCGCCGAGGCGACCGGCGCAGCGAGGTCGTCGTTGTGCGGTCGTGGGGGCCGCTGCGGTTGGTGGCACGGCAGGCGACGCTGAAGTCGGCCGGTCGCGTGCGCATCCTGCCGCCCTTTAATTCGCGCCGGCACCTCGCGTCGCGCGTGCAGCGACTGCGCGAGCTGGATGGGCAGACGACCCTGCAGGTGCGTGGCCAGGGCACCGAGTTTGATTCGCTGCGCGAGTACGTGCGTGGCGACGATGTGCGTTCGATCGACTGGCGGGCGACCGCGCGGCAGCAGGAGCTCGTCGTGCGCACCTGGCGGCCGGAGCGCGATCGCCGCGTCGTAATCATCATCGACTCGGGCCGCACCTCGGCCGCGCGCATCGACGACGAGACGCGGCTCGACACCGCGATCGAGTCGGCGTTGCTGCTCGCTGCGCTGGCGACGCGGGCCGGCGACCGGGTTGATCTCGTTTCGTACGACCAGCGCGTGCGGGCGCGCGTGCAGGGGGCGAGCGGGCCTACCGTGCTTGCGAAGATCACCGATGCCATGGCGAATGTCGAGCCCGAGCTGCTCGAGATGAACTGGCTCGACGTGCCGAAGCTCGTGCGCGAGGTGACGACGCACCGTGCGTTCGTTGTGCTGCTCACGACCGCCGACAACGAGGGTTCGTCGCGCGCGCTGCTCGAGGCCGTGCCCGAGCTTGCGCAGCGACATCTCGTGCTGGTGGCTTCGGTGACCGATCCCGAGGTGGCCGAGGCCGCGCAGGATCTCAGCGAGCGCGACACCGTTTTCCGCGCCGCCGCCGCCGAACGGTCAATGCTGGATGCGCAGCGCGTCCGCCGCGCCCTCGGTCAGCTCGGCGTCGACACCATTACCGCGACGCCGTATGAGCTGCCGCCGCGAGTGGCCGATCGGTACCTGGAGCTGAAGAAGGCTGGGCGGCTGTAG
- a CDS encoding AAA family ATPase produces the protein MSDQIRNQLGRVRAEVAKAVVGQDAAVEGLVLALLADGHVLLEGVPGTAKTLLVRTLSTVLALDTKRVQFTPDLMPGDVTGSLVYDNKSGEFEFREGPVFTNLLLADEINRTPPKTQSSLLEAMEERQVSADGVTRKLPDPFMVAATMNPIEYEGTYTLPEAQLDRFLLKLVLDLPPRDAEIEVLRRHAAGFNPRDLGSVGVQRVLGASELQQARAQAQRVQVSGDVLAYVVDLARATRQSPSVRMGVSPRGATALLRVAKASAYLYGHPAVTPDHVQRMLLPTWRHRIVLEPEAELEGVSADSVLRSIMQQVQVPI, from the coding sequence ATGAGTGACCAGATCCGTAACCAGCTCGGCCGCGTGCGTGCCGAGGTCGCGAAGGCCGTCGTCGGGCAGGACGCCGCCGTCGAGGGGCTCGTGCTCGCACTGCTCGCCGACGGACACGTGCTGCTTGAGGGCGTTCCCGGCACCGCGAAGACGCTGCTCGTGCGCACGCTGAGCACGGTGCTCGCGCTCGACACGAAGCGCGTGCAGTTCACGCCCGACCTCATGCCTGGTGACGTCACCGGTTCGCTCGTGTACGACAACAAGTCGGGCGAGTTCGAGTTCCGCGAGGGGCCCGTGTTCACGAACCTGCTGCTCGCCGACGAGATCAACCGCACCCCGCCGAAGACGCAGTCGTCACTGCTCGAGGCGATGGAGGAGCGCCAGGTGTCGGCCGACGGCGTCACCCGCAAGCTGCCCGACCCGTTCATGGTGGCGGCAACGATGAACCCGATCGAGTACGAGGGCACCTATACGCTGCCCGAGGCGCAGCTCGACCGCTTTCTGCTCAAGCTCGTGCTCGACCTGCCGCCGCGCGACGCCGAGATCGAGGTGCTGCGGCGCCACGCCGCCGGCTTCAACCCGCGCGACCTCGGCTCGGTCGGTGTGCAGCGCGTGCTCGGCGCGAGCGAGCTGCAGCAGGCCCGCGCGCAGGCGCAGCGGGTGCAGGTGAGCGGGGATGTGCTCGCGTACGTCGTCGACCTCGCTCGCGCGACGCGGCAATCGCCCTCGGTACGCATGGGCGTTTCGCCCCGTGGCGCGACGGCGCTGCTGCGCGTCGCGAAGGCGAGCGCGTACCTCTACGGCCACCCCGCTGTGACCCCCGACCACGTGCAGCGGATGCTGCTGCCGACCTGGCGCCACCGCATCGTGCTCGAGCCCGAGGCCGAGCTCGAGGGGGTTTCGGCCGACTCCGTGCTGCGGTCGATCATGCAGCAGGTGCAGGTTCCGATCTAG
- a CDS encoding DUF4350 domain-containing protein, protein MSASAPETTTATAPAAAESLTPDSRGAWRRMRGWLVAIGGLLAAALVTVLALGSMGSVSNRPLDPTSPAPTGAKALFEVLGQQGVDTQHANSLDELSSGLDQGGSSTVVIDDPSYILAEEQIDQIAAGYFGDIDRIVLLNPSGSSYELSSRVATFGGQYSSNENDPDAAATFDAGSACGFGELAPEITNEGGHEFEPSGDSVGCYQVRDGYAVVIGVEQGVEIVVFGASSNLMNAMIGEGANAAMAINLLGANEHLVWYTPSSADSLTDTPSLGDYVPPWLTPVIILLIGVGVACVIWRGRRFGPLVAERLPVTVPAAETIEGRARLYDNSDARLHALDSIRLGTITRLAELLGLGRGEATEAVIEATAQTAGVTREHAYQVLLVGYPDSDSALVDLANAAAELERRVRAATGRTETTRRTATKEHPSDE, encoded by the coding sequence ATGAGCGCATCCGCCCCCGAAACCACGACCGCCACGGCGCCCGCCGCGGCCGAATCGCTCACCCCGGATTCGCGGGGCGCGTGGCGCCGCATGCGCGGCTGGCTCGTCGCGATCGGCGGCCTGCTTGCGGCCGCGCTCGTCACGGTGCTCGCGCTCGGCTCGATGGGCTCGGTGTCGAACCGTCCGCTCGACCCGACGTCGCCAGCGCCGACCGGCGCGAAGGCGCTGTTCGAGGTGCTCGGCCAGCAGGGCGTCGACACGCAGCACGCCAACTCGCTCGACGAGCTCTCGTCGGGCCTCGATCAGGGCGGCTCGTCGACGGTCGTGATCGACGACCCGTCGTACATCCTCGCCGAGGAGCAGATCGATCAGATCGCGGCCGGCTACTTCGGCGACATCGATCGCATCGTGCTGCTCAACCCGTCGGGCAGCAGCTACGAGCTGAGCAGCCGCGTCGCGACGTTCGGCGGGCAGTACTCGTCGAACGAGAACGACCCGGATGCGGCGGCCACGTTCGACGCGGGCTCGGCCTGCGGGTTCGGCGAGCTCGCCCCGGAGATCACGAACGAGGGCGGGCACGAGTTCGAGCCGAGCGGCGACTCGGTCGGCTGCTATCAGGTGCGCGACGGCTACGCGGTCGTGATCGGCGTCGAGCAGGGTGTCGAGATCGTCGTGTTCGGGGCGTCGTCGAACCTCATGAACGCGATGATCGGCGAGGGCGCGAACGCCGCGATGGCGATCAACCTGCTCGGCGCGAACGAGCACCTCGTTTGGTACACGCCGTCGAGCGCCGACAGCCTCACCGACACCCCCTCGCTCGGCGACTACGTGCCGCCGTGGCTGACGCCGGTGATCATCCTGCTCATCGGAGTCGGCGTTGCCTGCGTCATTTGGCGCGGCCGACGGTTCGGCCCGCTCGTGGCCGAGCGCCTGCCCGTCACCGTGCCGGCCGCCGAGACCATCGAGGGTCGCGCCCGCCTGTACGACAACAGCGACGCGCGACTCCACGCGCTCGACAGCATCCGCCTCGGCACCATCACCCGCCTCGCAGAGCTGCTCGGCCTTGGCCGCGGCGAGGCGACCGAAGCCGTGATCGAGGCGACCGCCCAGACCGCCGGGGTGACGCGCGAGCACGCCTACCAGGTGCTGCTCGTTGGCTACCCCGATTCCGATTCGGCGCTCGTGGACCTCGCGAACGCCGCCGCCGAGCTCGAACGGCGCGTGCGCGCCGCGACGGGCCGCACCGAAACGACACGACGAACCGCCACGAAGGAGCACCCAAGCGATGAGTGA
- a CDS encoding DUF4129 domain-containing protein, which translates to MTIPLDPDEDTARDWLLQELAKSEYQQAKPNPIDQFFNELWEWFASLFNYAPNGVFGINPAWIFIIIGIIAVVVLVVIFGRPRAVARRRAEHGAVFLDNDTRTVAQLRAAADAAAAKADWSLALTERFRAIARGLADRTVIRLRPGTTAQGVAAAATAPFPDEVEELRRASGSFDQVRYAGLAAGEGDYEQVRDLDTRLEHTRPHLLPEPEALTR; encoded by the coding sequence ATGACGATCCCACTCGACCCCGACGAGGACACCGCTCGCGATTGGCTCCTGCAGGAGCTCGCGAAGAGCGAGTATCAGCAGGCGAAGCCGAACCCAATCGACCAGTTTTTCAACGAGCTCTGGGAGTGGTTCGCCTCGCTGTTTAACTACGCCCCGAACGGCGTCTTCGGCATCAACCCCGCGTGGATCTTCATCATTATTGGCATCATCGCGGTGGTCGTGCTCGTCGTAATCTTCGGTCGGCCCCGCGCGGTCGCCCGGCGCCGGGCCGAGCACGGCGCCGTGTTCCTCGACAACGACACGCGCACGGTCGCGCAGCTGCGCGCGGCGGCGGATGCGGCGGCCGCGAAGGCGGACTGGTCGCTCGCGCTCACCGAGCGCTTCCGCGCGATCGCCCGCGGCCTCGCCGACCGCACCGTCATTCGACTGCGCCCCGGCACGACGGCGCAGGGCGTCGCCGCGGCCGCGACCGCACCGTTCCCGGACGAGGTCGAAGAGCTGCGCCGCGCATCCGGCTCGTTCGACCAGGTGCGCTACGCGGGTCTCGCCGCGGGCGAGGGCGATTACGAGCAGGTACGCGACCTCGACACCCGCCTCGAGCACACGCGACCCCACCTCCTGCCCGAGCCCGAGGCGCTGACGCGATGA
- a CDS encoding glycerophosphoryl diester phosphodiesterase membrane domain-containing protein, which translates to MSYEPYPNQPGATPQGASNWQQQGSASWNFDGGAPQQPLGWRPPPKPGLFPLRPLTFGEIFSATFRLLRVNVAASFGGAFLIQLVTGLVTAVLPTIALIVGLNRISMAEVSDQDDLAISMTTWLLLALIPGIVMSLISSSLVQVIVAQVVAAGTLSRKLTLGEAFRTAWRRVWAVLGYVVVVAVASIIAMGILLLPIIIFFVILAQNDNPVVVLLLFGILLFFAGLALFFWVNTKLLVAVPSIVLEGYGPISAIARSWRLTNGYFWRTFGIWILVSLIVSVATQTISGILSFLFSFTSVLVPFGQTTTGQEGVVFGVAIGMALLSVLLSTVLQAISTVLLGGNAAIMYTDLRMRKEGLNIHLQQAAEDYNEGREPERDPWTAPDLGPAAPPAGYAPQQPFPQPAGEYGPAGYGQASYGPGQPGQQQPYQPYGQQQAGYGQQDASQQGFGQRAEFGQQSGQPYGGEPAVDAPTSPYASGGQQAWNSQQPSTGEQGGDGREPGTGAATDKTDGPEHPRPF; encoded by the coding sequence GTGAGTTACGAGCCGTACCCGAACCAGCCCGGAGCGACGCCCCAGGGTGCGAGCAATTGGCAACAACAAGGTTCCGCATCGTGGAACTTCGATGGCGGCGCTCCGCAGCAGCCGCTCGGCTGGCGCCCGCCGCCCAAGCCCGGCCTCTTTCCCCTGCGCCCGCTGACCTTCGGCGAGATCTTCAGCGCGACCTTCCGCCTGCTGCGCGTCAACGTGGCGGCGAGCTTCGGCGGGGCGTTCCTGATCCAGCTCGTCACCGGGCTCGTCACGGCCGTGCTGCCGACCATCGCGCTCATCGTCGGCCTCAACCGCATCTCGATGGCCGAGGTCAGCGACCAAGACGACCTCGCGATCTCGATGACAACGTGGCTGCTGCTCGCGCTGATCCCGGGCATCGTGATGTCGCTCATAAGCAGCAGCCTCGTACAGGTGATCGTGGCGCAGGTCGTCGCGGCCGGCACGCTCTCGCGCAAGCTCACGCTCGGCGAGGCGTTCCGCACCGCCTGGCGCCGCGTGTGGGCGGTGCTCGGCTACGTCGTCGTGGTGGCCGTCGCGAGCATCATCGCCATGGGCATTCTGCTGCTACCGATCATCATCTTCTTCGTGATCCTCGCGCAGAACGACAACCCCGTCGTCGTGCTGCTGCTGTTCGGCATTCTCCTGTTCTTTGCGGGACTCGCGTTGTTCTTCTGGGTAAACACGAAGCTGCTCGTCGCCGTGCCGTCGATCGTGCTCGAGGGCTACGGCCCGATCAGCGCCATCGCGCGCAGCTGGCGCCTCACGAACGGCTACTTCTGGCGCACCTTCGGCATCTGGATCCTCGTCTCGCTCATCGTCAGCGTTGCAACCCAGACCATCTCGGGCATCTTAAGCTTCCTGTTCTCCTTTACCAGCGTGCTCGTGCCGTTCGGGCAGACCACGACCGGCCAGGAGGGCGTCGTCTTCGGCGTCGCTATCGGCATGGCGCTGCTCTCGGTGCTGCTGTCGACCGTGCTGCAGGCGATCTCGACCGTGCTGCTCGGCGGCAACGCCGCGATCATGTACACCGACCTGCGGATGCGCAAGGAGGGGCTCAACATCCACCTCCAGCAGGCCGCCGAGGACTACAACGAGGGCCGCGAGCCCGAGCGCGATCCCTGGACCGCGCCCGACCTCGGGCCGGCCGCACCGCCCGCCGGGTACGCGCCGCAGCAGCCGTTCCCGCAGCCCGCGGGCGAGTACGGGCCTGCCGGGTATGGGCAGGCGTCGTATGGGCCGGGCCAGCCTGGGCAGCAGCAGCCGTATCAGCCGTATGGGCAGCAGCAGGCTGGGTATGGACAGCAGGATGCTTCGCAGCAGGGCTTTGGGCAGCGGGCTGAGTTCGGCCAGCAGTCCGGTCAGCCGTACGGTGGGGAGCCGGCCGTTGACGCGCCGACCTCCCCCTACGCGTCGGGCGGCCAGCAGGCGTGGAACAGCCAGCAGCCGAGCACCGGCGAGCAGGGTGGCGACGGCCGCGAGCCGGGCACCGGGGCTGCGACCGACAAGACCGACGGCCCTGAGCATCCCCGACCCTTCTAA
- the mtrA gene encoding MtrAB system response regulator MtrA gives MPGRVLVVDDDTALAEMIGIVLDSEGYDPSFCSDGALAVAKFRDEEPDLVLLDVMLPGMDGIEICEAIRAESGVPIIMLTAKSDTTDVVRGLEAGADDYIVKPFDPKELVARIKTRLRATTSEPSEVIKVGDLTMNLAAHEVMRGDTSINLTPLEFDLLHTLAAKPNRVFTREELLEQVWGYRFKADTRLVNVHVQRLRAKVEIDPDQPKIVQTVRGVGYRAGHTGN, from the coding sequence GTGCCCGGTCGAGTTTTGGTCGTCGACGACGACACCGCATTGGCCGAGATGATCGGCATCGTGCTCGATTCAGAAGGGTACGACCCCAGCTTCTGCTCCGACGGCGCGCTCGCCGTCGCGAAGTTCCGAGACGAAGAACCCGACCTTGTGCTCCTCGACGTCATGCTCCCGGGCATGGACGGCATTGAGATTTGCGAGGCGATCCGCGCCGAGTCCGGCGTGCCGATCATCATGCTCACCGCGAAGTCCGACACGACCGACGTCGTGCGCGGCCTCGAGGCCGGGGCCGACGACTACATCGTTAAGCCCTTCGACCCGAAGGAGCTCGTCGCCCGCATCAAGACGCGCCTGCGCGCCACGACGAGCGAGCCGAGCGAGGTCATCAAGGTCGGCGACCTCACTATGAACCTCGCGGCGCACGAGGTCATGCGCGGCGACACCTCCATTAACCTCACGCCGCTCGAGTTCGACCTGCTGCACACCCTCGCGGCCAAGCCGAACCGCGTCTTCACGCGCGAGGAACTCCTCGAGCAGGTCTGGGGCTACCGCTTCAAGGCAGACACCCGCCTCGTCAACGTGCACGTGCAGCGCCTGCGCGCGAAGGTCGAGATCGACCCCGACCAGCCGAAGATCGTGCAGACCGTCCGGGGCGTTGGCTACCGAGCGGGGCACACCGGCAACTAG
- the mtrB gene encoding MtrAB system histidine kinase MtrB, giving the protein MRFRLFRGGRAAPDSDRIQVRLPSSVDTGWVDTPPGRWWRPREFWQNIRFLWRTSLPFRTTVVAVTLTSITVIAVALVMSNTIARDLFTSRTQDVQLEAQRAASVAQATLESGGETDELAISALRQDAIDAATAQAPNAIGWAFYRVPDQSTTSVIQDIASEGVDRNLTSDELRSAVRAEPDTVHYQSVGLPDAEGQVEPGIVIGRVVTVPSAGNYEFYLVYSLQSSQDTLDFVQRTLAISMAILVLLVGLIIGSIMRAVMQPVRLAAQTSRLLAAGQLEERIPEKGEDDIGTLARSFNHMADNLQHQIEQLENLSKVQQRFVSDVSHELRTPLTTIRLAGGLVYSRKEDFDPTLSRAAELLHDQVERFELLLADLLEISRYDAGAVELMRKEHDLKALAEDVIAAMLPVAIEHGESLVLRAPDRPVLAQFDDRRVNRIARNLVANAIEHGEGRPIVVTVDSNATAVALSVRDYGIGMSEEQQANVFERFWRADPSRKRTMGGSGLGMAIAKDDAHLHHGLLEVWSVPKLGTNFRLTLPIAADEPIVSSPLPLLPEDAGAETYTREHQGEKVEGFSNEDVTTQPITLPITLPGLEPGFPAGADASDDDTDSEEESK; this is encoded by the coding sequence ATGCGCTTTCGACTTTTTCGTGGCGGGCGCGCCGCCCCCGACTCCGATCGCATCCAGGTTCGGCTGCCGAGCAGCGTCGACACCGGCTGGGTCGACACGCCCCCGGGGCGCTGGTGGCGGCCGCGCGAGTTCTGGCAGAACATCCGCTTTCTCTGGCGCACCTCGCTGCCGTTTCGCACAACCGTCGTCGCGGTGACGCTGACGAGCATCACGGTGATCGCCGTCGCGCTGGTCATGAGCAACACCATCGCGCGCGACCTCTTTACTTCGCGCACGCAGGATGTTCAGCTCGAGGCCCAGCGCGCGGCCTCGGTCGCGCAGGCGACGCTCGAGTCTGGCGGCGAGACCGACGAGCTCGCGATCTCGGCGCTGCGGCAGGATGCGATTGACGCGGCGACCGCGCAGGCCCCCAACGCGATCGGCTGGGCCTTCTACCGCGTACCCGACCAGTCGACGACGAGCGTGATTCAGGACATCGCGTCGGAGGGCGTCGACCGCAACCTCACGAGCGATGAGCTGCGCTCGGCCGTGCGCGCCGAACCCGACACCGTGCACTATCAGTCGGTTGGGCTGCCGGATGCGGAGGGCCAGGTCGAGCCCGGCATCGTCATCGGCCGTGTGGTCACGGTGCCGAGCGCCGGCAACTACGAGTTCTACCTCGTCTATTCGCTGCAGTCGTCACAGGACACCCTCGACTTCGTGCAGCGCACGCTCGCCATCTCGATGGCGATTCTCGTGCTGCTCGTCGGGCTCATCATCGGCTCGATCATGCGCGCCGTCATGCAGCCGGTGCGGCTCGCTGCCCAGACGAGTCGCCTGCTCGCGGCAGGCCAACTCGAGGAGCGCATCCCCGAAAAAGGCGAGGACGACATCGGTACGCTCGCGCGCTCGTTCAACCACATGGCTGACAACCTGCAGCATCAGATCGAGCAGCTCGAGAATCTCTCAAAGGTGCAGCAGCGCTTCGTCTCCGACGTGTCGCACGAGCTGCGCACGCCGCTCACGACGATCCGGCTCGCGGGCGGCCTCGTGTACTCGCGCAAAGAAGACTTCGACCCGACACTCTCGCGCGCGGCCGAGCTGCTCCACGACCAGGTCGAGCGCTTTGAGCTCCTGCTCGCCGACCTGCTCGAGATCTCTCGCTACGACGCCGGCGCCGTCGAACTCATGCGCAAGGAGCACGACCTCAAGGCGCTCGCCGAGGACGTCATTGCCGCGATGCTGCCGGTCGCGATCGAGCACGGCGAGTCGCTCGTGCTGCGCGCGCCCGACCGCCCCGTGCTTGCGCAGTTCGACGACCGCCGCGTCAACCGCATCGCTCGCAACCTGGTCGCGAACGCGATCGAGCACGGCGAGGGGCGGCCGATCGTCGTCACCGTCGACTCGAACGCAACGGCGGTCGCACTCTCGGTGCGCGACTATGGCATCGGCATGAGCGAAGAGCAGCAGGCGAACGTGTTCGAGCGCTTCTGGCGCGCCGACCCCTCGCGCAAGCGCACGATGGGTGGCTCGGGCCTCGGCATGGCGATCGCGAAGGACGACGCGCACCTGCACCACGGCCTGCTCGAGGTGTGGTCGGTGCCAAAGCTTGGCACGAACTTCCGCCTCACGCTGCCGATCGCCGCCGACGAACCGATCGTCTCGTCGCCGCTGCCGCTGCTGCCTGAGGATGCGGGGGCCGAGACCTATACGCGCGAGCACCAGGGTGAGAAGGTGGAGGGGTTCTCGAACGAGGACGTCACGACGCAGCCGATCACGCTGCCCATCACCCTGCCGGGGCTCGAACCGGGCTTCCCCGCCGGGGCCGACGCGTCGGACGACGACACGGACAGCGAGGAGGAGTCGAAGTGA